One Actinosynnema pretiosum DNA segment encodes these proteins:
- a CDS encoding GNAT family N-acetyltransferase, which translates to MRAEPRPRTGPTAPGGGLVFRAWRAEDAEAALALYGGDGGGRGLSPRVGSVPDLAAMRLLLAGWIAEGGSLESPAGRWAVQRVADGRVVGGAALLPLPPGGEDWEVDWLPEPGARDTAGCVGSLAAWAFGHGVTEVFSVVRLAGRGVASAEDAADDVVGDVVGDRDGMGWVGETGKYFGQGTRVFRLRPGDLDPTARG; encoded by the coding sequence GTGCGGGCTGAGCCCCGGCCCCGCACGGGGCCGACCGCGCCGGGCGGCGGGCTGGTGTTCCGCGCCTGGCGCGCGGAGGACGCCGAGGCCGCGCTGGCGCTCTACGGCGGCGACGGCGGCGGGCGGGGGCTGAGCCCCAGGGTGGGGTCGGTGCCCGACCTGGCCGCCATGCGGCTGCTGCTCGCGGGCTGGATCGCCGAGGGCGGGTCGCTGGAGTCGCCCGCCGGGCGGTGGGCGGTGCAGCGGGTCGCCGACGGGCGGGTGGTCGGCGGGGCCGCGCTGCTGCCGCTGCCGCCCGGTGGCGAGGACTGGGAGGTCGACTGGCTGCCCGAGCCGGGCGCGCGGGACACCGCCGGGTGCGTCGGCTCGCTGGCGGCGTGGGCGTTCGGCCACGGCGTCACCGAGGTGTTCTCCGTGGTCCGGCTCGCGGGTCGGGGCGTCGCGTCGGCCGAGGACGCGGCGGACGACGTGGTGGGCGACGTGGTGGGCGACCGCGACGGCATGGGCTGGGTCGGGGAGACCGGGAAGTACTTCGGCCAGGGCACACGGGTGTTCCGGCTGCGCCCAGGGGATCTGGACCCGACGGCGCGCGGGTGA
- the ligA gene encoding NAD-dependent DNA ligase LigA: MNAEERIRDLADRVVSLRDAYYSGSPLVADAEYDAIEDELRSLIAANPELTPDPNPLDQVGAPAVLHAPVRHARPMLSLEKATQPEQVAAFLDRFPGQPVVVMPKLDGLSLSLVYEGGALLRAVTRGDGTTGDDVTPLVRALADGVPTRVPAPGRVEVRGEAVMLRSTFTAYNEAHPDKPLINPRNAAAGTLRAKDPATVAGRRLRFLAFELDTDAEAGAELGADLEEGLRALGFTPADMRHAADAEAAQRVITGIETGRADLDYDLDGAVLRLADRRAYAAAGTRSNSPRGALAFKFAAEEKTTLLVDVVWDVGKTGKVVPVAHLEPVFVGGTTVTRATLANQEVIKARGVMVGDTVLVRRAGDVIPFVAGVLDAAGRTGQEREIVPPSACPSCGQALTEQGNSRELFCTNVSCAAQTVRRLIHWASRAAADIDAIGPVWIERFAEAGLLEHPSDFYRLTKEQLLEFERVGETSATRMIESIAASRAVGLRRALIGFAVPMASEGTATRLCRAGFGSLEEVADAGEERLVEVEDIGPKVAASLTEHLARLRPELARLRARGVSLDVRDEDLPPVVASDAPLAGKTVVITGAISDPRSGEKVARPAFQRLCEKAGATTASSVSANTDMLITGAEVGAGKTAKAEKLGVAVVDQGEVWTQLIAAGVA, encoded by the coding sequence GTGAACGCCGAAGAGCGCATCCGCGACCTCGCCGACCGAGTCGTCAGCCTGCGCGACGCCTACTACAGCGGCTCGCCGCTGGTCGCCGACGCGGAGTACGACGCGATCGAGGACGAGCTGCGGTCCCTGATCGCCGCCAACCCCGAGCTGACCCCCGACCCCAACCCGCTCGACCAGGTCGGCGCCCCCGCCGTGCTGCACGCCCCCGTGCGGCACGCGCGGCCCATGCTGTCGCTGGAGAAGGCCACCCAGCCCGAGCAGGTCGCGGCGTTCCTCGACCGCTTCCCCGGCCAGCCGGTCGTCGTCATGCCGAAGCTCGACGGCCTCTCCCTCTCCCTGGTCTACGAGGGCGGCGCGCTGCTGCGCGCGGTCACCAGGGGCGACGGCACGACCGGCGACGACGTGACCCCGCTGGTGCGCGCGCTGGCCGACGGCGTGCCCACCCGCGTGCCCGCGCCGGGCCGGGTCGAGGTGCGCGGCGAGGCGGTCATGCTGCGCTCGACGTTCACCGCCTACAACGAGGCGCACCCGGACAAGCCGCTGATCAACCCGCGCAACGCGGCGGCGGGCACCCTGCGCGCCAAGGACCCGGCCACGGTCGCCGGGCGCAGGCTGCGGTTCCTGGCGTTCGAGCTGGACACCGACGCGGAGGCGGGCGCCGAGCTGGGCGCGGACCTGGAGGAGGGCCTGCGCGCGCTCGGCTTCACCCCGGCCGACATGCGCCACGCCGCCGACGCCGAGGCCGCCCAGCGGGTGATCACCGGGATCGAGACCGGCCGGGCCGACCTGGACTACGACCTGGACGGGGCCGTGCTGCGGCTGGCCGACCGCCGCGCCTACGCCGCCGCCGGGACGCGCTCGAACTCGCCGCGCGGGGCGCTGGCGTTCAAGTTCGCCGCCGAGGAGAAGACCACGCTGCTGGTGGACGTGGTCTGGGACGTCGGCAAGACCGGCAAGGTCGTCCCGGTGGCGCACCTGGAGCCGGTGTTCGTCGGCGGCACCACGGTCACCAGGGCGACCTTGGCCAACCAGGAGGTCATCAAGGCGCGCGGCGTCATGGTCGGCGACACGGTGCTGGTGCGCCGCGCGGGCGACGTGATCCCGTTCGTGGCGGGCGTGCTGGACGCGGCGGGGCGCACCGGCCAGGAGCGCGAGATCGTGCCGCCGTCGGCGTGCCCGTCGTGCGGGCAGGCGCTCACCGAGCAGGGCAACAGCCGGGAGCTGTTCTGCACCAACGTGTCCTGCGCGGCGCAGACGGTCCGCAGGCTGATCCACTGGGCCTCGCGCGCCGCCGCCGACATCGACGCGATCGGTCCGGTGTGGATCGAGCGGTTCGCCGAGGCCGGGCTGCTGGAGCACCCCTCGGACTTCTACCGGCTCACGAAGGAGCAGCTGCTGGAGTTCGAGCGGGTCGGCGAGACCTCGGCCACCCGCATGATCGAGTCGATCGCCGCCAGCCGCGCCGTCGGCCTGCGCAGGGCGCTGATCGGCTTCGCCGTGCCGATGGCCTCCGAGGGCACCGCGACCCGCCTGTGCCGCGCGGGGTTCGGCTCGCTGGAGGAGGTCGCGGACGCGGGCGAGGAGCGCCTGGTGGAGGTCGAGGACATCGGCCCGAAGGTCGCCGCGTCGCTGACCGAGCACCTGGCCAGGCTCCGCCCCGAGCTGGCCCGCCTGCGCGCGCGGGGCGTGTCCCTGGACGTGCGCGACGAGGACCTGCCCCCGGTGGTCGCCTCGGACGCGCCGCTGGCGGGCAAGACCGTGGTGATCACGGGGGCGATCAGCGACCCGAGGTCGGGCGAGAAGGTGGCCAGGCCCGCGTTCCAGCGCCTGTGCGAGAAGGCGGGCGCGACCACGGCGTCCTCGGTGTCGGCGAACACGGACATGCTCATCACCGGGGCCGAGGTGGGCGCGGGCAAGACCGCGAAGGCGGAGAAGCTGGGCGTGGCCGTGGTGGACCAGGGGGAGGTCTGGACGCAGCTGATCGCGGCGGGGGTGGCCTGA
- a CDS encoding NADH:flavin oxidoreductase, translated as MSTSSAERAATLLSRPFTVGSLTVPGRVAMAPMTRAFSPDGTPGADVASYYARRAAGGVGLIVTEGTYVNHRSAGLSDRIPRFHGEAQLAGWANVVEQVHAAGGTIVPQLWHVGMARPAGAPPNPDAPSIGPSGVGIGGTADGDTMTQRDIDDVVAAFATAAADAERIGFDGIELHGAHGYLIDQFLWAGTNRRTDAYGGDPVARTRFAAEVVAAVRAAVSPDFPLILRMSQWKMGDYAARIADTPQELEAILAPLAAAGVDVFHASTRRYWDPEFDGEGDLNLAGWIKKLTGKATISVGSVGLDADVSKFFGGDPSAARTDVDALLDRLERDEFDLIAVGRALLADPEWVAKVVSGRADEITPFTKDAATTLV; from the coding sequence GTGTCCACCAGCAGCGCAGAGCGCGCGGCAACCCTGCTGTCCCGCCCCTTCACCGTCGGCTCGCTGACCGTGCCCGGCCGGGTGGCGATGGCCCCCATGACCCGCGCCTTCTCGCCCGACGGCACCCCCGGCGCCGACGTGGCCTCCTACTACGCGCGGCGCGCCGCGGGCGGCGTCGGCCTGATCGTCACCGAGGGCACCTACGTCAACCACCGCTCGGCGGGCCTGAGCGACCGCATCCCGCGCTTCCACGGCGAGGCGCAGCTCGCGGGCTGGGCGAACGTCGTCGAGCAGGTCCACGCGGCGGGCGGCACGATCGTCCCGCAGCTGTGGCACGTCGGCATGGCGCGCCCGGCGGGCGCCCCGCCGAACCCCGACGCCCCGTCGATCGGCCCGTCCGGCGTCGGCATCGGCGGCACCGCCGACGGCGACACCATGACCCAGCGGGACATCGACGACGTCGTCGCCGCCTTCGCGACCGCCGCGGCGGACGCCGAGCGCATCGGCTTCGACGGCATCGAGCTGCACGGCGCCCACGGCTACCTGATCGACCAGTTCCTGTGGGCGGGCACGAACCGCCGCACCGACGCCTACGGCGGCGACCCGGTGGCCCGCACCCGCTTCGCGGCCGAGGTCGTCGCCGCCGTGCGCGCCGCGGTGTCCCCGGACTTCCCGCTGATCCTGCGCATGTCCCAGTGGAAGATGGGCGACTACGCCGCCCGCATCGCCGACACCCCGCAGGAGCTGGAGGCGATCCTCGCCCCGCTCGCCGCCGCGGGCGTCGACGTCTTCCACGCCTCCACCCGCCGCTACTGGGACCCCGAGTTCGACGGCGAGGGCGACCTGAACCTCGCGGGCTGGATCAAGAAGCTGACCGGCAAGGCCACCATCAGCGTCGGCTCGGTCGGCCTGGACGCCGACGTGTCGAAGTTCTTCGGCGGCGACCCGTCCGCCGCGCGCACCGACGTCGACGCCCTGCTCGACCGCCTGGAGCGCGACGAGTTCGACCTGATCGCCGTGGGCCGCGCCCTGCTCGCCGACCCGGAGTGGGTGGCGAAGGTCGTGTCGGGCCGCGCCGACGAGATCACCCCGTTCACCAAGGACGCCGCGACCACCCTGGTCTGA
- a CDS encoding DUF6292 family protein, whose amino-acid sequence MTRSRTSTRPGPRNSFPPRREGRSREDVPARGGVPARGAGQERAPLPRRTPAAWPGVPAQAGPERSAEDGGDAVRHDGAHVLADALADYVQVVAEAVGVSIEGTSFEVTDTATAYLALGERAEAHPGRDLMLVWSAPSGWVVSVETRPGEEPVVLSRPAGDLVPAPEAVAELVAEAVAGGTGGGRPLALVREADWAGLAGRMRRRARAR is encoded by the coding sequence ATGACTCGAAGCAGGACATCCACCCGACCCGGCCCCAGGAATTCCTTCCCGCCCCGGCGGGAGGGCAGGTCCCGCGAGGACGTCCCCGCACGGGGCGGCGTCCCGGCGCGCGGGGCCGGGCAGGAACGCGCGCCGCTGCCCCGGCGCACCCCGGCGGCGTGGCCGGGGGTGCCCGCCCAGGCGGGGCCCGAGCGGTCCGCCGAGGACGGTGGCGACGCGGTCAGGCACGACGGCGCGCACGTGCTGGCGGACGCGCTGGCCGACTACGTCCAGGTGGTGGCCGAGGCCGTCGGGGTCTCGATCGAGGGAACCTCGTTCGAGGTCACCGACACCGCCACCGCCTACCTCGCGCTGGGCGAGCGCGCCGAGGCGCACCCCGGCCGGGACCTGATGCTGGTCTGGAGCGCCCCGAGCGGCTGGGTGGTGTCGGTCGAGACGCGCCCCGGCGAGGAGCCCGTGGTGCTGTCCCGCCCGGCGGGCGACCTGGTGCCCGCGCCGGAGGCGGTGGCCGAGCTGGTCGCCGAGGCCGTCGCGGGCGGCACCGGGGGCGGACGCCCGCTGGCGCTGGTCCGCGAGGCGGACTGGGCCGGGCTCGCCGGGCGGATGCGCCGCCGCGCGAGGGCCCGATGA